In a genomic window of Polycladomyces abyssicola:
- a CDS encoding long-chain fatty acid--CoA ligase has translation MTERHFQFWPKRLPTTLTIPETTIYDNLEVSARRYPQKTAIYYYGNTISYRKLCDEVNVLAGYLQAELGVGKGDRVVLYMQNSPQFIIAFYAILRANAVVVPINPMNTTDELSFYVGDCGAKAAVIGQELYERIAPVLHKGVLKHLIVATYSDYLPGTTEYELPEVVAAPRRGINNSTVVFWNEALDRGHQPGPVEVVADDLAVIPYTSGTTGKPKGCIHTHRTVQANVVGSCVWNQTTPEAVTLSTLPLFHVTGLQHGMNVPIYTGSTIVLLTRWNRDIAAKLIERTKCTHWTNIATMVVDFLANPHLSKYRIDSLRFIGGGGAPLPEAVGEKLYQLTGIRYVEGYGLSETIAQTHLNPPDRPKLQCAGVPFFDVDARVVDLETLRELGPGEEGEIVVRGPQVFKGYWNRPEENSKAFIEIDGKRFFRTGDIGKYDEEGYFFIVDRVKRMINAAGFKVWPTEVESILYKHPAVEQACVIGVPDDRRGETVKAFIVLKEQAVGTVTEQDIIDWSKGQMAVYKYPRIVEFVRSLPMSGSGKILWRVLQEKELKKQKQV, from the coding sequence ATGACGGAGCGCCATTTTCAGTTCTGGCCGAAACGTCTGCCGACCACACTGACCATCCCGGAGACAACCATTTACGACAACCTTGAGGTTTCTGCCCGCCGTTACCCGCAAAAGACCGCCATCTATTACTACGGAAACACCATTTCCTACCGGAAATTATGTGATGAAGTGAATGTGCTCGCAGGGTATCTGCAAGCGGAACTGGGTGTGGGGAAAGGTGACAGAGTGGTTCTGTACATGCAGAACTCACCGCAATTCATTATTGCCTTTTACGCCATCCTGCGTGCGAACGCGGTGGTAGTCCCGATCAACCCCATGAATACCACGGATGAACTATCGTTCTATGTCGGCGATTGCGGTGCGAAGGCAGCGGTCATCGGTCAGGAACTGTACGAACGGATCGCCCCCGTCCTGCATAAAGGCGTTCTCAAACACCTCATCGTCGCCACATATTCGGATTATTTACCCGGCACAACCGAATATGAACTGCCAGAGGTCGTAGCTGCTCCCCGGCGTGGCATTAACAACTCGACGGTGGTCTTTTGGAATGAAGCGCTGGACAGAGGACATCAACCTGGTCCGGTTGAAGTGGTGGCGGATGACCTGGCGGTGATTCCATATACGTCGGGGACGACCGGAAAGCCGAAGGGCTGTATCCACACGCACCGGACGGTTCAGGCGAACGTCGTCGGTAGTTGTGTCTGGAATCAGACCACACCGGAAGCTGTCACTTTGTCGACACTGCCTTTATTTCACGTAACCGGTTTGCAACACGGCATGAATGTACCGATTTACACAGGCAGTACGATTGTGCTCTTAACACGCTGGAACCGGGATATTGCGGCAAAGTTGATTGAACGGACGAAGTGCACACACTGGACAAACATCGCGACAATGGTTGTGGATTTTTTGGCAAATCCCCATTTGTCCAAATATCGTATCGATTCATTGCGTTTCATCGGGGGCGGGGGAGCGCCCCTGCCGGAAGCAGTGGGAGAGAAGTTGTACCAGTTGACGGGGATTCGCTACGTCGAAGGGTATGGTTTATCCGAGACGATTGCGCAGACTCACCTCAATCCGCCAGATCGTCCGAAACTGCAGTGCGCCGGGGTTCCGTTCTTCGACGTCGATGCACGCGTTGTCGATCTCGAAACCCTGCGGGAACTCGGCCCGGGGGAAGAAGGAGAGATTGTTGTTCGCGGGCCACAGGTGTTCAAAGGATATTGGAATCGTCCGGAGGAAAACAGCAAGGCTTTCATCGAGATCGATGGGAAGAGGTTCTTCCGCACTGGCGATATCGGCAAATACGACGAAGAAGGTTACTTCTTTATCGTCGATCGCGTCAAGCGCATGATCAATGCCGCCGGGTTCAAGGTATGGCCTACAGAGGTGGAATCCATCCTCTACAAACATCCCGCTGTAGAGCAAGCGTGTGTCATCGGCGTGCCCGACGACCGCCGCGGCGAGACGGTGAAAGCGTTTATCGTTCTAAAAGAGCAAGCAGTCGGCACTGTCACGGAACAAGACATTATTGACTGGTCCAAGGGACAGATGGCAGTGTACAAATACCCTCGTATTGTGGAGTTTGTTCGTTCTCTCCCCATGTCTGGAAGCGGAAAAATCCTCTGGCGGGTACTGCAGGAAAAAGAACTCAAAAAGCAAAAACAAGTATGA
- a CDS encoding enoyl-CoA hydratase/isomerase family protein has protein sequence MFETILFEKEEGLATITLNRPQALNAFDEQMHEEVYQAVNLAAEDADVHCILLTGSGRGFSAGADIKVIKEATGEVDLGEYLRKTYNQLLLKIQEIEKPFVAALHGPVYGAGLGVALACDFRIAAASSKYCMAFINIGLVPDAGTSFFLPRIIGLSRAMEMTMTGEPVDAEEAYRIGLVNKVVVDEELVKEAKAFARRLIQAPTKALGLSKRMLWQSFESDLATALNREAEFQAACGRSADHKEAIAAFFEKRKPNFIGK, from the coding sequence ATGTTTGAGACGATCCTTTTTGAAAAAGAGGAAGGGCTGGCAACAATCACGCTGAACCGTCCCCAGGCGCTGAACGCTTTCGACGAGCAGATGCATGAAGAGGTTTATCAAGCGGTGAACCTGGCAGCGGAAGACGCCGATGTTCATTGCATCCTTCTGACTGGGAGCGGCCGGGGGTTCAGTGCTGGTGCAGACATCAAAGTGATCAAGGAGGCAACCGGGGAAGTAGATCTCGGGGAGTACCTCAGGAAGACCTATAACCAACTCTTGCTCAAGATCCAGGAAATCGAGAAACCCTTTGTCGCCGCCCTTCACGGCCCGGTTTACGGGGCGGGTTTGGGCGTGGCTCTCGCCTGCGACTTCCGCATCGCCGCTGCCAGCTCCAAGTACTGCATGGCCTTTATCAATATCGGCTTGGTTCCCGACGCCGGTACCTCCTTCTTCCTTCCCCGGATTATCGGTCTGAGCCGGGCGATGGAGATGACCATGACCGGGGAGCCGGTGGACGCTGAGGAGGCATACCGCATCGGGTTGGTCAACAAAGTGGTGGTGGATGAAGAACTGGTCAAAGAGGCGAAAGCCTTCGCACGGCGCTTGATCCAAGCCCCCACCAAGGCCCTCGGCTTGAGCAAGAGGATGTTGTGGCAAAGCTTTGAAAGCGACCTGGCCACTGCGCTGAACCGGGAAGCCGAGTTCCAGGCGGCTTGCGGCAGGTCAGCGGATCATAAGGAAGCAATCGCTGCTTTTTTCGAGAAACGGAAGCCCAACTTTATTGGTAAGTGA
- a CDS encoding S8 family peptidase, protein MKMPEWFNSPPPYRHDPRQQRVRKIFYVRKWSDPRTLMRYFRQMGCRSFRFLPYLHMVIGEFVHDHPRESEHYLGLEYIEPDIKVTITDPYVGAVVSEQPYTVPWGVRQIEANRVWRISRGRAVRVAVIDTGIAHDHPAIRDNYQGGSNILSPIFSPYDYNGHGTHVAGTIAGRSNELGVLGVAPRAHLYAVKAFNRKGSANLSDLLSAINWCIENQMQVVNMSFGMDKASEALRHAIQMAHRRGIVMVAAAGNQGNRSMIDYPARYPETIAVTATGKNGQLASFSNLGEGTDLAAPGDKIRSAWLNNSTREMSGTSMSVPHVTGTVALMLYLRSELTPEQMRKILIQTCEPISGTELLGMVNAYRCVRVLAR, encoded by the coding sequence ATGAAGATGCCGGAATGGTTTAATTCCCCGCCTCCTTACCGGCATGATCCGAGACAGCAGCGGGTTCGAAAGATATTTTATGTCAGGAAATGGAGCGATCCGCGAACGTTGATGCGCTATTTTCGCCAAATGGGCTGTCGGTCGTTTCGGTTTCTGCCGTACCTCCACATGGTGATCGGCGAGTTTGTTCATGATCATCCTCGTGAATCGGAGCACTATTTGGGTTTGGAATATATCGAACCCGACATCAAAGTAACGATCACTGATCCCTATGTGGGAGCGGTGGTCTCGGAACAGCCCTATACCGTGCCCTGGGGCGTTCGGCAAATTGAGGCCAACCGTGTGTGGAGGATCAGCCGGGGGCGTGCGGTGAGGGTGGCGGTGATCGATACCGGGATCGCTCATGATCATCCGGCGATCCGGGACAATTACCAAGGGGGCAGCAACATTTTGTCTCCCATTTTTTCTCCGTATGATTACAATGGTCACGGAACCCACGTCGCGGGAACGATCGCCGGACGGTCCAACGAGCTGGGCGTTTTAGGGGTGGCGCCGCGCGCCCATCTATATGCGGTCAAAGCGTTCAACCGAAAGGGCAGCGCCAATCTGTCCGACCTGTTGAGTGCGATCAATTGGTGCATTGAAAACCAGATGCAGGTCGTCAACATGAGCTTTGGAATGGACAAGGCGAGCGAGGCGCTTCGCCATGCGATTCAAATGGCTCACAGGCGGGGCATCGTGATGGTGGCCGCTGCAGGCAATCAGGGCAACCGGTCGATGATCGACTATCCGGCTCGCTACCCGGAAACGATTGCGGTGACGGCTACGGGGAAAAACGGGCAGTTGGCTTCCTTCAGCAATCTGGGGGAAGGGACGGATCTGGCGGCACCGGGGGACAAAATTCGTTCCGCATGGTTGAACAATTCGACCCGCGAGATGAGTGGAACGTCGATGTCGGTGCCCCACGTAACCGGCACAGTGGCCTTGATGTTGTATCTGCGTTCCGAATTGACGCCGGAACAGATGCGTAAAATCCTCATCCAGACGTGTGAACCGATCAGCGGAACGGAGCTGTTGGGGATGGTAAATGCGTATCGTTGTGTGCGTGTATTGGCTCGGTAA
- a CDS encoding MaoC family dehydratase N-terminal domain-containing protein, giving the protein MWQPFIGKRSESVTNWVERGAVKRFAEAIQDLNPLYFDEEVAKKSRWGRLIAPPTFPMTFDYGQIEGLILPESGLIHGDQTFHYQRPLFVGEEVSCYTVLKDVTEKKGKSGRLTFLVFDRIGEDREGEPIFTATTTVVVTEAVKRGMAG; this is encoded by the coding sequence ATGTGGCAACCCTTCATTGGTAAGCGTTCTGAGTCGGTGACCAACTGGGTAGAACGGGGAGCGGTCAAGCGATTTGCCGAAGCGATTCAGGATTTGAATCCTCTCTATTTCGACGAGGAAGTGGCAAAGAAGAGCCGTTGGGGACGGTTGATTGCCCCGCCCACCTTTCCCATGACTTTTGACTATGGCCAGATCGAGGGCTTGATCCTGCCGGAGAGCGGGCTGATCCACGGCGATCAAACATTCCATTACCAACGTCCCCTCTTTGTCGGGGAAGAGGTCTCCTGCTACACGGTGTTAAAGGATGTTACTGAGAAAAAGGGAAAAAGTGGCCGCCTCACCTTTTTGGTCTTTGACCGTATCGGGGAGGACCGGGAAGGTGAGCCCATTTTTACCGCCACCACGACGGTGGTGGTCACCGAAGCGGTGAAAAGGGGGATGGCAGGATGA
- a CDS encoding SDR family oxidoreductase produces the protein MTVLDLFRLDGKVAIVTGGGRGLGQQIAQAYVEAGAKVVLCSRRVENCEQVKAELEAQGGEAFALALDVTNPDSVNEVVSKTIERYGRIDILVNNSGTSWGAPAFDMPYEAWQKVIQTNLTGTFLMSQAVGRHMRDQGGGKIINIASVAGLRGSEPEALDAVGYNASKGGVITLTRDLAVKWASYNIYVNAIAPGFFPTKMTKVVLERGYDRIIAATPLRRVGGERDLQGAALYFASAASDFVTGQVLAVDGGSTAK, from the coding sequence TTGACCGTACTCGATTTATTTCGTTTGGACGGAAAAGTGGCCATCGTGACTGGAGGAGGAAGGGGATTAGGGCAGCAGATTGCTCAGGCTTATGTGGAAGCGGGTGCGAAAGTGGTGCTCTGTTCCCGAAGGGTAGAGAACTGTGAACAAGTGAAAGCTGAGCTGGAGGCACAGGGTGGAGAGGCTTTCGCTCTTGCATTGGATGTCACCAACCCTGACTCGGTGAACGAAGTGGTCTCCAAGACCATCGAACGTTACGGCCGTATCGATATCCTGGTCAACAATTCCGGTACCTCTTGGGGAGCGCCGGCTTTTGACATGCCCTATGAAGCGTGGCAAAAGGTGATCCAGACCAACCTGACAGGCACATTCCTGATGTCTCAGGCTGTCGGTCGTCACATGCGAGATCAGGGGGGCGGCAAGATCATTAACATCGCGTCTGTGGCCGGATTGCGAGGTTCCGAGCCGGAGGCATTGGACGCGGTCGGTTACAATGCAAGCAAAGGCGGGGTTATCACGCTGACCAGAGATCTGGCTGTGAAATGGGCCAGCTACAACATTTATGTCAATGCGATCGCGCCAGGTTTCTTTCCCACTAAGATGACGAAAGTTGTGCTGGAGCGCGGTTACGACCGGATCATCGCGGCTACGCCGCTGCGCCGGGTCGGCGGAGAACGCGATCTGCAAGGCGCGGCTCTGTATTTCGCCTCAGCTGCCTCCGATTTCGTAACTGGTCAGGTCCTCGCGGTTGATGGTGGTTCAACAGCGAAATAG
- a CDS encoding phosphotransferase family protein: protein MEDKTIPVREGEEFDRDKVACFLREHIDGLADVPMEVRQYPTGASNLTYFIRIGEWEAVLRRPPLGPLPPKAHDMEREAMLLEKLHPVFPLAPKPYVICRDVSVLGAAFYVMEHRRGVVIDDAFPPGVKPTPDLCRRISEAMVDTLVKLHDIDWREAGLASMGRPTGFLERQVKGWIMRYEKAKTDEIPEVAPLVRWLLDNVPESPAPTVIHNDYKLNNILWDPEDVAQPVAVLDWEMTTIGDPLFDLAVALSYWVRPDDPEELTHVLPTVTTYPGFISREEFIEQYARKSGRDLSSMHFYMTFAYFKNAVILQQIYARWRRGQTKDKRFASFGEWVRHLIRHAAGLIRAGKR, encoded by the coding sequence ATGGAGGATAAGACGATTCCCGTTCGCGAAGGGGAGGAATTTGACCGGGATAAGGTGGCTTGTTTCTTAAGAGAACACATCGACGGCCTGGCGGATGTCCCCATGGAGGTGCGGCAGTATCCCACCGGGGCTTCCAACCTGACCTATTTCATCCGGATCGGGGAGTGGGAGGCGGTGCTGCGTCGTCCCCCCTTGGGTCCGTTGCCGCCTAAGGCGCATGACATGGAGCGGGAAGCAATGCTCCTGGAGAAGCTTCATCCCGTTTTTCCCTTGGCACCGAAGCCCTATGTGATCTGCCGGGATGTTTCCGTCTTGGGTGCTGCCTTCTATGTAATGGAACACCGGCGGGGTGTCGTCATCGATGATGCCTTCCCTCCAGGGGTGAAGCCGACACCGGATCTCTGCCGACGGATTTCCGAGGCGATGGTGGACACCTTGGTGAAGCTCCATGACATCGACTGGCGGGAAGCGGGGTTAGCCTCCATGGGCCGTCCCACGGGATTTTTGGAGCGGCAAGTGAAGGGGTGGATCATGCGGTATGAAAAGGCGAAGACCGACGAGATCCCGGAGGTGGCGCCCCTCGTCCGCTGGCTGTTGGATAACGTGCCTGAGAGTCCTGCTCCTACGGTAATCCACAACGATTACAAGCTAAACAACATCCTGTGGGATCCGGAGGATGTGGCCCAACCTGTGGCTGTACTGGATTGGGAGATGACCACCATCGGTGATCCCCTCTTTGACCTGGCTGTGGCTTTAAGCTATTGGGTAAGGCCGGATGATCCCGAGGAGCTAACCCATGTTCTGCCCACGGTGACTACTTACCCCGGCTTTATCTCCCGGGAGGAATTTATTGAGCAATATGCCCGAAAGAGCGGCCGTGACCTCTCTTCCATGCACTTTTACATGACCTTCGCCTATTTCAAAAATGCGGTGATCCTGCAGCAGATCTACGCTCGCTGGAGAAGGGGGCAGACGAAGGATAAGCGGTTTGCCTCCTTCGGAGAGTGGGTGCGCCATCTAATCCGACACGCCGCTGGTTTAATCCGGGCCGGAAAACGGTAG
- the fabG gene encoding 3-oxoacyl-ACP reductase FabG encodes MRLKDRVAFITGAGRGIGKAIARRFAQEGAKVCLTDIDEAGVHASAEELEKEGLTVFATRVDVADRDQVEAAVEETVNRYGRLDILVNNAGVIRDNLLFKMTDEDWETVMNVHLKGAFFCSRAAQKYMVEQKYGRIINISSTSALGNRGQANYAAAKAGLQGFTKTLAIELGKFGITCNAVAPGFIDTEMTRATAARIGVYFDKLVEEWMKEIPVGRVGKPEDIATACLFFASEEASFVNGQVLYVAGGPRD; translated from the coding sequence ATGCGTCTGAAGGACCGCGTCGCCTTTATCACGGGAGCCGGCCGGGGGATCGGCAAAGCGATCGCCCGGCGCTTCGCCCAAGAAGGAGCCAAGGTGTGCTTGACGGATATCGATGAAGCAGGGGTGCACGCCTCTGCTGAAGAGCTGGAAAAGGAGGGGCTTACGGTCTTTGCCACCAGGGTGGACGTGGCTGACCGCGACCAAGTGGAGGCGGCCGTCGAGGAGACGGTGAACCGCTACGGCCGCTTGGATATCCTGGTGAACAACGCTGGAGTGATCCGGGACAACCTCCTCTTTAAAATGACCGACGAGGATTGGGAGACGGTGATGAACGTCCACCTGAAGGGAGCTTTCTTCTGCAGCAGGGCGGCTCAGAAGTATATGGTTGAGCAAAAGTATGGTCGCATCATCAACATCTCCTCCACCTCCGCCTTAGGGAACAGGGGTCAAGCCAACTACGCTGCCGCCAAGGCGGGCCTACAAGGCTTCACCAAGACCTTGGCCATCGAGCTGGGGAAATTCGGCATCACCTGCAACGCCGTCGCCCCCGGCTTTATCGATACCGAGATGACCAGGGCGACGGCGGCCCGGATCGGGGTGTATTTTGACAAGCTCGTGGAGGAATGGATGAAAGAGATACCGGTAGGAAGAGTAGGAAAGCCGGAGGATATCGCCACTGCTTGCCTTTTCTTCGCCTCGGAAGAGGCATCTTTTGTCAACGGCCAGGTGCTGTATGTAGCCGGAGGACCCAGAGATTGA
- a CDS encoding MaoC/PaaZ C-terminal domain-containing protein yields MKPVTTVWQKGQELPPVTLPPVTRLQLIKYAGASGDFNPIHTIDEAAEQAGLPGVIAHGMLTMATLGRLFTPYLDKGFIQRFYTRFAGMVFVGDVLTISGKVVETQYTEDGELVTFDVFAKNQKEEVVAKGSVDFLVFRD; encoded by the coding sequence ATGAAACCGGTTACGACTGTGTGGCAAAAAGGGCAAGAGCTACCGCCAGTGACGCTACCACCGGTGACGAGGTTGCAGCTGATCAAATATGCCGGAGCCTCCGGGGATTTCAACCCGATTCACACCATCGACGAAGCAGCGGAACAAGCGGGCTTGCCCGGGGTGATCGCTCACGGGATGCTGACCATGGCCACCTTGGGGCGCCTTTTTACCCCTTATCTGGACAAGGGATTCATTCAGCGCTTTTACACCCGGTTTGCAGGCATGGTTTTCGTCGGCGACGTCCTCACCATCAGCGGTAAAGTCGTCGAAACTCAATATACAGAGGATGGGGAGCTCGTCACCTTCGACGTTTTTGCCAAAAACCAAAAGGAGGAGGTTGTCGCCAAGGGTAGCGTCGACTTTCTCGTATTCAGGGATTAG
- a CDS encoding sigma-54 interaction domain-containing protein produces the protein MGKSQQVLLKNWFSILDHLDEIFLFIGNDTEILHANSAYSRLIGVPRDKVIGRRLSDIEPKARIIEVLETERPVYHDYSYIESVGMDIVGNSFPVYDEGEKVGAIGIFRPVSLFSADSSLLSTPVWCKKEKAAEGGDPFSRLIGESRELKNVIYIAKKVAQTDTTVLLRGETGVGKEVFAKAIHEASPFSDGPFIALNMASIPETLIESELFGYEAGAFTGAQKGGKPGLIELAGGGTLFLDEIGEISPMLQSKLLRVLQEREVIRVGGTKARPVRFRLIAATNRDLESMVENGRFRPDFYYRISVIPIHLPPLRERCSDVLLLAEHFKRKLEERHGRQKAFSPRVLDMIKRYSWPGNVRELQSCIEYMYVLSEGQLLDVQHLPQHIWEYVKGSPVVIGEREEAAAPPLAKEVPSKANLKEVMEQVEKEMIIKALRESRTKTEAIQRLGMSRKGFYMKLKKYQLTF, from the coding sequence ATGGGCAAGAGCCAGCAAGTTTTGTTAAAAAATTGGTTCAGTATATTGGACCATTTGGATGAGATATTCCTGTTTATCGGTAACGATACGGAGATCCTTCATGCCAACAGTGCCTATTCCCGTCTGATTGGCGTCCCCAGGGACAAGGTGATCGGCAGGCGTTTATCCGACATCGAGCCCAAAGCGCGGATCATTGAGGTGCTGGAGACGGAGCGGCCAGTCTATCACGATTACTCCTATATCGAATCTGTGGGCATGGATATCGTGGGCAATAGTTTTCCCGTCTACGACGAAGGGGAAAAAGTGGGAGCAATCGGCATTTTTCGCCCAGTTTCGTTATTTTCCGCCGACTCCTCTCTCCTGTCAACCCCCGTATGGTGCAAAAAAGAAAAGGCGGCAGAGGGAGGGGACCCTTTCAGTCGCTTGATCGGCGAGAGCCGGGAGTTGAAAAATGTGATTTACATTGCAAAAAAGGTGGCCCAGACGGATACCACCGTGCTCCTCAGAGGGGAGACCGGGGTAGGGAAAGAGGTGTTTGCAAAGGCCATCCATGAAGCCAGCCCTTTCTCTGACGGCCCCTTTATCGCACTCAACATGGCTTCCATCCCGGAAACCTTGATCGAATCGGAGCTTTTCGGCTATGAGGCTGGCGCATTTACCGGAGCACAAAAGGGCGGTAAGCCTGGTCTGATTGAGTTGGCTGGGGGCGGGACACTGTTTTTGGACGAAATCGGTGAAATCAGTCCCATGCTCCAATCCAAGCTGCTCCGAGTTCTTCAGGAGCGGGAAGTGATCCGGGTAGGGGGGACCAAAGCCCGCCCTGTCCGCTTCCGCCTTATCGCCGCCACCAACCGCGACTTGGAGTCTATGGTGGAAAACGGGAGGTTCCGCCCGGATTTTTACTACCGAATCAGTGTCATCCCCATTCACCTCCCACCCCTCAGGGAACGTTGTTCTGATGTGCTTTTGTTAGCAGAGCACTTCAAGCGGAAGCTGGAGGAACGGCATGGTCGGCAGAAAGCCTTTTCTCCTCGGGTCCTGGATATGATTAAAAGGTATTCCTGGCCTGGCAACGTGCGTGAGCTTCAAAGCTGTATCGAGTATATGTACGTCCTCTCCGAGGGGCAGCTTCTGGATGTTCAGCACCTGCCGCAACATATCTGGGAGTATGTCAAAGGCAGCCCAGTTGTCATTGGTGAGAGAGAAGAAGCCGCAGCACCTCCCCTTGCAAAGGAGGTCCCTTCCAAAGCAAACCTGAAAGAGGTCATGGAGCAGGTAGAAAAAGAGATGATCATCAAGGCCCTACGGGAATCCAGAACAAAGACGGAAGCTATCCAACGTCTGGGTATGAGCCGCAAGGGATTCTATATGAAGCTGAAAAAATATCAGCTTACCTTCTGA
- a CDS encoding 2-phosphosulfolactate phosphatase has protein sequence MRVWLKKEEIDAARLTGATAVVMDVLLATTTLLAIIEAGARRILPAGSLEEARQLADELVSPLLLTGGEEGGVMVDGFDCGPFPDEYPAEKVKGKDVIFLTTNGTRAIHRAKTADELLIACLRNAPAVARYLRKVETESVWLICAGSQGWFSLEDTLCAAVILAEMDLAGWDLDDTSLLLQQLGVSHREDIHSLLRKGRVGRWFEREGLTHVFRHTGEVGASDTLVVLQDGLLVPLQSKVDWREAHGG, from the coding sequence ATGCGTGTCTGGCTGAAAAAAGAAGAGATCGATGCCGCCAGGCTAACGGGGGCAACGGCTGTCGTCATGGATGTCCTCCTGGCGACAACGACGCTACTTGCCATCATTGAGGCGGGCGCTCGCAGGATCTTGCCCGCCGGCAGCCTGGAGGAGGCACGTCAGTTGGCGGATGAATTGGTCTCCCCCCTTCTCCTGACTGGAGGTGAGGAGGGCGGCGTTATGGTCGACGGATTCGATTGCGGCCCTTTCCCCGATGAATATCCCGCGGAAAAAGTGAAGGGCAAAGATGTGATCTTTCTCACCACAAACGGCACTCGGGCGATTCACCGCGCCAAAACTGCCGACGAACTGTTGATCGCTTGCCTTCGCAATGCCCCGGCGGTGGCTCGTTACTTGCGGAAGGTGGAGACGGAATCCGTTTGGCTGATCTGTGCCGGCTCCCAAGGGTGGTTTTCCCTTGAAGATACCTTGTGCGCCGCCGTCATCTTGGCGGAGATGGACCTTGCCGGGTGGGATTTGGACGATACCAGCTTGTTGCTGCAGCAATTGGGCGTCAGCCACCGGGAAGACATTCACTCTCTTTTGAGAAAGGGGCGGGTAGGCCGGTGGTTTGAACGAGAAGGGCTGACCCACGTCTTCCGCCATACGGGGGAAGTAGGGGCCAGCGATACATTGGTCGTCTTACAAGATGGGCTGCTCGTGCCGCTACAGAGCAAAGTGGATTGGAGGGAAGCACATGGAGGATAA
- a CDS encoding S8 family peptidase gives MSYTHAAWIHKHSKRMDGALRTHLIQRYQTLRRVPCFLHHLATHVIHVLSRTRVLIKMSPSSTASLQWAEKWMYEIGCPTMKYFHSIGMFAAQLSLSQLQSLLEMPSVEKVYLDRKVHALLDTAVPSVGAPQVWSGGNEGEGVTIAVVDTGIHPHPDLTQPTNRIIAFKDFVKGKTNPYDDNGHGTHCAGCAAGNGYRSSGKYRGAAPKARLVGVKVLDKMGSGSLSTVIEGIQWCIDHRDEYGIRVISLSLGSTSQHSYKDDPVCQAVEEAWNHGITVVVAAGNEGPEPRTIASPGIHPRVITVGATDDHSTVDNSDNTIASFSSRGPTIDGIVKPDLVAPGSQITSLRVKRSYLDKMSPDRRVGDNYTSLSGTSMATPIVAGVAALILTSDPALTPDQVKQQLLEKAQDLKFPENEQGRGQVRA, from the coding sequence ATGTCTTACACTCATGCCGCATGGATTCACAAACACAGTAAACGGATGGATGGCGCTTTACGTACCCATCTCATCCAACGGTATCAGACACTACGCCGTGTTCCCTGTTTTTTGCACCATCTGGCCACCCATGTTATACACGTACTGTCCCGCACCCGCGTACTCATCAAAATGTCCCCCTCCTCCACCGCCAGCCTGCAATGGGCCGAAAAGTGGATGTATGAAATCGGCTGTCCCACCATGAAATATTTCCACAGCATCGGGATGTTTGCCGCCCAGCTGTCGCTGTCCCAACTTCAGTCGCTTTTGGAAATGCCGTCAGTGGAAAAAGTATATTTGGACCGCAAGGTGCATGCGCTTCTGGACACCGCCGTTCCTTCCGTAGGTGCTCCCCAAGTCTGGAGCGGGGGAAATGAGGGGGAGGGTGTCACCATCGCCGTTGTGGACACAGGCATCCATCCGCATCCTGATTTGACACAGCCGACCAACCGGATCATCGCTTTCAAGGACTTTGTTAAAGGGAAAACCAACCCGTACGACGATAACGGCCACGGCACACATTGCGCCGGATGTGCCGCCGGAAACGGATACCGTTCAAGCGGTAAGTACCGGGGCGCCGCTCCTAAAGCCCGTTTGGTGGGAGTCAAGGTACTGGACAAAATGGGTTCCGGCAGCTTGTCCACCGTAATCGAAGGGATCCAGTGGTGCATCGATCATCGCGATGAATACGGCATTCGTGTGATCTCCTTGTCACTGGGCAGCACCAGCCAACACTCCTATAAAGACGACCCGGTATGTCAGGCGGTGGAAGAAGCATGGAATCACGGCATCACCGTCGTGGTCGCCGCCGGAAATGAAGGGCCCGAACCCCGAACCATCGCCAGTCCGGGCATCCATCCTCGGGTGATCACTGTCGGGGCCACCGATGACCACAGCACAGTGGACAATAGTGACAACACGATCGCCTCATTTTCCAGCCGAGGGCCAACCATCGACGGGATCGTCAAGCCCGACCTTGTCGCTCCAGGCAGCCAAATCACTTCCCTGCGTGTGAAACGTTCCTACTTGGATAAAATGTCTCCTGACAGGCGAGTGGGTGACAACTATACCTCCTTATCCGGAACGTCGATGGCCACCCCCATCGTAGCCGGTGTCGCCGCCCTGATTCTCACGTCCGATCCCGCCCTCACACCCGATCAAGTGAAACAACAACTGCTTGAAAAAGCACAAGATCTCAAGTTCCCGGAAAACGAACAAGGACGGGGTCAGGTCAGAGCCTGA